The proteins below come from a single Mucilaginibacter mali genomic window:
- a CDS encoding PfkB family carbohydrate kinase yields the protein MSLLVIGTVAFDAIETPFGKTDKIVGGAATYAGLAASYFYDKTKIVAVVGDDFPQEEIADFNKHNIDTEGLQVKKGEKSFFWSGKYHNDMNSRDTLVTELNVLADFDPIIPDSYQDCEYLMLGNLTPQIQQTVIKRLKNRPKLIVMDTMNFWMDIAMDDLLETIKLVDVLTINDAEARQLSGEYSLVKAARKILTMGPKYLIIKKGEHGALLFSEDLIFSAPALPLADVFDPTGAGDTFAGGFIGYLAKVGTINFNNMKNAIIYGSALASFCVEKFGTEKLKNLSKEEVAGRIQQFVSLSQFAIVE from the coding sequence ATGAGTTTGTTAGTGATTGGTACTGTGGCATTTGACGCTATCGAGACCCCCTTTGGTAAAACAGATAAAATTGTTGGCGGCGCCGCTACTTACGCCGGTTTGGCTGCATCGTACTTTTACGATAAGACAAAAATTGTGGCTGTTGTTGGCGATGATTTTCCGCAGGAGGAGATCGCCGATTTTAACAAGCACAATATCGATACCGAGGGCTTACAGGTGAAAAAAGGCGAGAAATCGTTTTTTTGGAGCGGCAAGTACCATAACGATATGAATAGCCGCGATACGCTGGTAACCGAACTGAACGTACTGGCCGATTTCGACCCGATCATCCCCGATAGCTACCAGGATTGCGAATACCTGATGCTGGGCAACCTGACCCCGCAGATACAGCAAACCGTTATCAAACGCCTTAAAAATCGCCCTAAGCTAATTGTAATGGACACCATGAACTTTTGGATGGACATTGCCATGGACGACTTATTGGAAACCATTAAACTGGTTGACGTACTAACCATTAACGATGCCGAAGCACGCCAGCTATCAGGAGAGTATTCGTTGGTTAAGGCTGCGCGTAAAATATTGACGATGGGCCCTAAATACCTCATCATTAAAAAAGGCGAGCACGGCGCGCTGCTGTTCAGCGAAGACCTGATCTTCTCGGCACCGGCCCTTCCACTGGCCGATGTGTTCGACCCGACCGGCGCAGGCGATACCTTCGCTGGGGGCTTTATTGGTTACCTGGCAAAGGTGGGCACCATCAACTTTAATAACATGAAGAATGCCATTATTTATGGCTCGGCGCTGGCCTCGTTCTGCGTGGAGAAGTTTGGCACCGAAAAACTGAAGAACCTGAGCAAAGAAGAAGTTGCCGGCCGTATACAGCAGTTTGTCAGTTTATCGCAATTTGCTATTGTAGAGTAA
- a CDS encoding IS1182 family transposase has translation MSSKRPVFKPYQQRQLMAIPPTLDELVPASHPVRVVNDVIDRLYLEPLLKAYHIRGSSSYHPQMLLKVLVYGYVTNTYSSRKLAAACRESVYLMWLSSMNYPDHNTINRFRGVRLKHALRDVFEDVVKLLAEEGLLSIEEVNTDGTKIEANANRYTFVWKKAIQTNKEKMKKQLSEIWDYAQSVAKEEDRLPDPPDFTVIDSEKVNAAVDKLNEKLSSREDVSKQVKSKLRYISKHYPQAIARYEQQEALLGERNSYSKTDTDATFMRMKEDHMKNGQLKPGYNVQISTSNQFIVNYTIHSNTTDTNTLSAHLAQHEVSFGKAPQVLTADAGYGSEENYTRLEQKGTIAFVKYGMFDKEQNENHNNKHPFAANKLFYNQEKDCYICPMGQQMNFIGTSKRKTSTEFEQTVKRYQAVNCANCPLNGICHKSKGNRIIEINENLNRLKQKAHELLNSEEGIQRRKKRCFDVEPVFGNIKQNHGFKRFMLRGKEKVEIEWGLVAIAQNLRKKAA, from the coding sequence ATGTCCTCTAAAAGACCTGTATTCAAGCCCTACCAGCAACGGCAGTTGATGGCTATTCCTCCAACACTTGACGAATTAGTTCCGGCATCGCACCCGGTGCGTGTAGTTAACGATGTGATCGACAGGCTCTATCTGGAACCATTGCTGAAAGCTTATCATATCCGCGGGAGTTCAAGCTATCACCCGCAAATGTTGTTAAAGGTGCTGGTATATGGGTATGTAACCAACACCTACTCCAGCCGAAAGCTGGCAGCAGCCTGCCGGGAAAGCGTTTACCTGATGTGGCTGAGTTCGATGAACTATCCTGATCATAATACGATCAACCGTTTCCGGGGCGTACGTTTGAAGCATGCGCTGCGTGATGTGTTCGAAGATGTGGTGAAACTTTTGGCAGAGGAAGGCCTGCTCAGTATTGAAGAAGTGAATACGGACGGGACAAAGATAGAGGCGAATGCAAACCGGTATACCTTTGTCTGGAAGAAAGCGATTCAGACCAATAAGGAAAAGATGAAAAAGCAGCTGTCAGAGATATGGGACTATGCCCAAAGCGTAGCAAAAGAAGAAGACAGGCTGCCTGATCCGCCTGACTTTACTGTTATTGACAGTGAAAAGGTCAATGCCGCAGTAGATAAACTCAATGAGAAGCTTTCCTCGCGTGAGGATGTTTCCAAACAGGTCAAAAGCAAGCTGCGGTATATCAGCAAACATTACCCGCAGGCCATTGCCCGCTATGAGCAGCAGGAAGCTCTGCTGGGTGAACGCAACAGCTATTCCAAGACCGATACGGATGCCACATTCATGCGGATGAAGGAAGACCACATGAAAAACGGCCAGTTAAAACCGGGGTATAATGTTCAGATATCCACATCCAACCAGTTCATTGTCAATTACACCATTCACTCCAACACCACAGACACCAATACATTAAGTGCTCATTTAGCGCAGCATGAAGTCAGCTTTGGCAAAGCACCGCAAGTGCTTACAGCCGATGCCGGATATGGCTCCGAGGAGAACTACACGCGGTTGGAACAAAAAGGAACAATCGCCTTTGTAAAGTATGGGATGTTCGATAAGGAACAAAATGAGAATCACAACAACAAGCACCCTTTTGCAGCAAATAAGCTTTTTTACAACCAGGAGAAAGATTGTTACATCTGCCCGATGGGCCAGCAAATGAATTTCATCGGAACAAGTAAAAGAAAAACAAGCACGGAGTTTGAACAAACGGTAAAAAGATACCAGGCAGTTAACTGCGCTAACTGTCCGCTGAACGGTATTTGCCATAAATCAAAAGGGAATCGGATCATTGAAATCAATGAAAACCTGAACCGCCTGAAACAAAAGGCGCACGAGCTGTTAAACAGTGAAGAAGGCATACAACGGCGAAAGAAACGCTGCTTTGATGTAGAACCTGTATTTGGTAATATTAAGCAGAACCATGGCTTTAAACGGTTTATGCTCCGCGGCAAGGAAAAAGTAGAAATAGAATGGGGTTTAGTTGCAATCGCACAAAATCTAAGGAAAAAAGCGGCTTAA
- a CDS encoding DNA/RNA non-specific endonuclease: MKINKLLIYPAALIALLAASCRKSDNGITNPTDTTKTTPVTPPAQPKAYVITEDFESGVKAAYADGNINLATGLWDFNDALVGNTAPDVKDGAKSVRLRTGSIGMNFDISGLTLIKISHAKYGTDATSTWQLQMSTDGGTTYTQLGSTINETSTTLVTDSFKVTVTTKVRFKITKTGTTRINIDDVVFKGTGDPGFIVGTPDTGGDGDTGSGTSTPAGARPVVIGTDAPPTSGDNSNMLFGNPSNATTTVVTGDNYLIDQGYYVESYNATRGEPNWVSWHLDASNTTNATGRLDNFAAWSGLPAGDYAVQSNSYSGSGFDRGHNCPSADRTSSVAANGATFLMTNMIPQAPQNNQQTWNNLESYLRLQTLQGNEVYIIMGSYGTGGTGSNGAANTINSGHVTVPSNVWKVAVIIPTGDGDVARVSASTRIIAVNTPNINSIDKDWTKYIVTVRSIEQATGYNLLSALPQAVQDAVEVKKDSGL, translated from the coding sequence ATGAAGATCAACAAATTACTCATTTACCCCGCTGCCCTTATTGCTTTACTTGCCGCGAGTTGCCGCAAAAGCGATAATGGCATAACTAACCCAACCGACACTACTAAAACTACCCCGGTTACCCCACCTGCCCAGCCAAAAGCTTACGTTATTACCGAAGATTTTGAAAGTGGCGTTAAAGCGGCCTATGCCGATGGTAACATTAACCTGGCTACCGGTCTGTGGGATTTTAACGATGCCCTGGTAGGCAATACCGCCCCCGATGTTAAGGATGGCGCTAAATCGGTGCGCCTGCGTACCGGCAGCATCGGTATGAATTTTGATATCAGCGGTCTTACACTCATCAAGATCAGCCACGCTAAATACGGCACCGACGCTACCTCTACCTGGCAACTGCAAATGTCGACCGACGGTGGTACCACCTATACACAGTTAGGCAGCACCATCAACGAAACGTCGACCACGCTGGTTACCGACTCGTTTAAAGTTACGGTAACTACCAAGGTGCGCTTCAAGATCACTAAAACCGGTACTACCCGCATTAACATTGATGACGTAGTGTTTAAAGGTACCGGCGACCCGGGCTTTATTGTAGGCACGCCAGATACCGGCGGCGATGGCGATACCGGCAGCGGTACATCAACCCCGGCCGGCGCACGCCCTGTGGTAATTGGCACTGATGCCCCGCCAACAAGCGGCGATAACAGTAATATGCTGTTCGGCAACCCATCAAACGCGACGACTACCGTAGTAACCGGCGATAACTATTTAATAGATCAGGGCTACTACGTAGAATCATACAACGCTACACGCGGCGAACCAAACTGGGTAAGCTGGCACCTTGACGCAAGCAATACCACCAACGCTACCGGCCGACTGGATAATTTTGCGGCCTGGAGCGGCCTGCCTGCCGGTGATTACGCGGTGCAAAGCAACAGCTACTCAGGTTCGGGCTTTGATAGAGGCCACAACTGCCCGTCGGCCGACAGGACCAGCTCGGTGGCAGCTAACGGCGCAACCTTCCTGATGACGAATATGATCCCGCAGGCCCCGCAAAATAACCAGCAAACCTGGAACAACCTGGAATCGTACTTGCGCCTGCAAACTTTACAGGGTAACGAGGTTTATATTATTATGGGCAGCTATGGCACCGGCGGTACCGGCAGCAACGGCGCGGCCAATACCATTAATAGTGGCCATGTTACCGTACCATCAAACGTATGGAAGGTAGCGGTGATCATCCCAACCGGTGATGGCGATGTGGCCCGTGTTAGCGCCAGCACCCGTATAATTGCCGTGAACACGCCAAACATCAACAGCATTGATAAGGACTGGACCAAGTACATCGTAACCGTTCGCTCTATTGAGCAAGCTACTGGTTATAACCTGTTATCAGCCTTGCCGCAAGCGGTACAAGATGCCGTAGAAGTGAAAAAAGACAGCGGATTATAA